Proteins from a single region of Xiphophorus maculatus strain JP 163 A chromosome 22, X_maculatus-5.0-male, whole genome shotgun sequence:
- the erlec1 gene encoding endoplasmic reticulum lectin 1 translates to MRRGLQELSSRAGEMIAGLMLVLFGGLLGVCSDVSANRGGYPSFTDEIPFKITWPGAEFRLPTSGAPYSEDDFVIMTTTEKEKYKCLLPSLANGEEDDDKGYGGPSPGELLEPLFKRSSCSYRIESYWTYEVCHGKHVRQYHEEKETGQKISVQEYYLGNMDQKSQSADTDQDEERENAKTASQTEVPTKNIEGQLTPYYSVKMGYGTPCTLKQNLPRSTSVLYVCHPEAKHEILSIAEVTTCEYEVVVLTPLLCTHPKYRFKSSPVNAIFCQAMEGSPLQPQRLTQLDKEQEELLKPPFSTNADIREEGMSPVREEAFTSTHKPMTVGGQVQVTVGTTHISRLTDDQLIKEFLSGLYCLQGGVGWWKYEFCYGKHVHQYHEDKEQGKNIVVVGNWNAEEHVEWAKKNVARSYQLKEDGAQKVKVVSHFYGHGDLCDLTGKPRQVVVKLKCKESESPHAVTVYMMEPQTCQYVLGVESPVICRILDTADEHGLLSIPS, encoded by the exons ATGCGGAGGGGGCTGCAGGAACTAAGCAGCCGGGCAGGAGAGATGATTGCTGGGCTGATGTTGGTCCTTTTTGGAGGACTATTGGGGGTCTGCAGCGACGTCTCTGCAAACAGAGGGGGGTATCCCTCATTTACTGATGAGATTCCTTTTAAAATAACCTGGCCGGGTGCTGAATTCAGACTG CCAACTTCAGGTGCTCCTTACAGTGAAGATGACTTCGTCATCATGACAACAACTGAAAAGGAGAAGTACAAATGTTTGTTGCCTTCACTGGCAAATGGGGAAGAG GATGATGATAAGGGGTATGGTGGTCCCAGTCCAGGAGAGCTTCTGGAGCCGCTGTTCAAACGAAGCAGCTGCTCCTACAGG ATTGAGTCTTACTGGACATATGAAGTGTGCCACGGGAAGCATGTCAGGCAGTATCATGAAGAGAAGGAGACGGGTCAG AAGATCAGTGTTCAGGAGTATTACCTGGGGAATATGGATCAGAAGAGTCAGTCAGCTGATACAG atcaagatgaagagagagaaaatgctAAAACAGCTTCACAAACAGAA GTGCCCACTAAAAACATCGAAGGTCAGCTGACTCCATACTACTCGGTGAAAATGGGATACGGGACTCCGTGTACGTTGAAGCAGAACCTGCCACGCTCCACCTCCGTGTTGTACGTCTGCCATCCAGAAGCCAAACATGAGATTCTGTCCATCGCAGAGGTCACCACCTGTGAATATGAGGTCGTGGTGTTAACACCTCTGCTGTGCACACACCCAAAATACAG ATTCAAGTCCTCCCCAGTGAATGCCATCTTCTGCCAGGCTATGGAGGGCTCCCCCCTGCAGCCCCAGAGGCTCACACAGTTAGATAAAGAGCAAGAGGAGCTGCTTAAACCACCTTTCAGCACCAATGCGGACATCAGAGAG GAGGGAATGTCACCGGTTAGAGAGGAAGCTTTCACCTCTACGCACAAACCCATGACTGTTGGAGGACAGGTTCAGGTCACAGTGGGAACGACACACATCTCTCGTTTGACAGACGACCAGTTGATCAAGGAGTTTCTCAGTGGCTTGTATTGTCTGCAAGGG GGCGTGGGCTGGTGGAAATATGAATTCTGTTATGGAAAACATGTCCATCAGTACCATGAG GACAAAGAACAAGGGAAGAACATCGTTGTGGTGGGGAATTGGAATGCAGAGGAGCACGTTGAGTGGGCGAAGAAGAACGTTGCCCGATCCTACCAGCTCAAAGAAGATGGGGCACAGAAAGTCAA GGTAGTTTCCCACTTTTATGGACACGGGGATTTATGTGATCTGACAGGAAAGCCCAGGCAGGTCGTCGTAAAGCTCAA ATGTAAAGAATCTGAGTCTCCCCATGCTGTCACTGTCTACATGATGGAACCTCAGACTTGTCAATATGTGCTTGGG GTTGAGTCCCCCGTCATATGCAGAATTCTCGACACAGCTGATGAGCACGGACTTCTGTCCATCCCCAGTTAA
- the gpr75 gene encoding probable G-protein coupled receptor 75, with protein sequence MNNTLSPSDLVDVPRQQSFNGTGGIQTPSGWAVIHTATLTFCSLLLIFIFFMGSYGNLVVFLSFFDPAFRKFRTNFDFMILNLSFCDLFICCVTAPMFALVLFLDAGGADGVSKSFCFAFHLTSSGFIIMSLETVAVIALHRLRMVLGQQPNRTASFLCTLALTALLWTSSFTMAALLTMRAYPRRDGPCLPHFGLGSGKARVVLYVYLADFAFCVAVVSVSYLMIAKTLRKNAQVRKCPIISVDATCPPQPAPLIAAGFENMQCAVQGPPLYRNQTYNKLQNVQTHAYANRISQPIVPGAAQGATCCQIVSSVNLATGKDSKAVVTCVVIVFSVLLCCLPMGVSLAQDVLSPKSNFTHYQFELCGFVLIFLKSGINPFVYSRNSAGLRRRVLCCIQWAALGILCCKQKTRLHAMGKGSLEVNRNKSSHHETNSAYVLSPKPPRRLVDQACGPSRSRDCDSSPRATGVRKPRLPSTSTPMNTRIEPYYSIYNSSPSAGPSSPTSLHPVSSQTFAFVKSYVAMHYHTHQDALQDFDSTSAHQIPIPSV encoded by the coding sequence ATGAACAACACACTTTCACCATCAGACCTGGTGGATGTACCAAGACAACAGAGCTTCAATGGCACCGGAGGTATACAGACACCTTCAGGTTGGGCCGTGATCCACACTGCCACCTTGACCTTTTGCTCCctgctcctcatcttcatcttttttatGGGCTCATATGGCAACCTTGTGGTGTTCCTGTCTTTTTTTGACCCGGCCTTTCGCAAGTTCCGCACCAACTTTGACTTTATGATCCTCAACCTGTCTTTCTGTGACCTGTTCATTTGCTGCGTGACGGCTCCCATGTTTGCACTGGTGCTATTTCTGGATGCCGGCGGAGCTGATGGTGTATCAAAGAGTTTCTGCTTCGCCTTCCACCTGACCAGCTCGGGGTTTATCATCATGTCCCTGGAGACAGTGGCAGTGATTGCCCTGCACAGACTTCGCATGGTTCTGGGGCAGCAGCCTAATCGCACCGCCTCGTTCCTCTGCACACTAGCCCTTACCGCTCTCCTGTGGACATCCAGCTTCACCATGGCTGCTCTCCTGACCATGCGAGCATACCCACGCAGAGATGGGCCTTGCTTGCCGCACTTTGGACTGGGAAGTGGAAAAGCCAGGGTTGTGCTGTATGTTTACCTGGCAGACTTTGCATTTTGCGTCGCTGTGGTGTCTGTGTCCTATCTCATGATTGCTAAGACACTAAGAAAAAATGCACAAGTAAGGAAATGTCCGATTATCAGTGTAGATGCCACATGCCCACCTCAGCCTGCACCTCTCATTGCAGCGGGCTTTGAGAACATGCAGTGTGCTGTTCAAGGCCCTCCTTTGTATCGCAACCAGACTTacaacaaactgcaaaatgTACAGACACATGCATATGCAAACAGGATCAGCCAACCTATAGTCCCAGGAGCAGCCCAAGGAGCCACCTGCTGTCAGATAGTTTCTTCTGTCAACTTAGCCACAGGCAAAGACTCAAAGGCAGTTGTCACCTGCGTGGTTATTGTGTTCTCTGTCCTGCTTTGCTGCCTGCCAATGGGAGTTTCACTGGCACAGGACGTTTTGTCGCCAAAAAGCAACTTTACACATTACCAGTTTGAACTGTGTGGTTTTGTGCTCATTTTCCTCAAATCGGGCATCAACCCATTTGTGTACTCGCGCAATAGTGCAGGCCTTCGCCGCCGTGTGCTCTGCTGCATTCAGTGGGCCGCACTGGGTATTCTCTGTTGCAAGCAAAAGACTCGCCTCCATGCAATGGGGAAGGGCAGCCTGGAAGTCAATCGCAATAAATCTTCCCATCATGAAACCAACTCAGCTTATGTGCTTTCGCCAAAGCCACCTAGGAGGCTAGTGGACCAGGCTTGTGGGCCCAGTCGCTCTAGAGATTGTGATAGTAGCCCAAGGGCCACAGGGGTGCGGAAACCTCGCCTCCCAAGCACTTCTACTCCAATGAATACCCGAATTGAGCCGTATTACAGCATTTACAACAGCAGTCCCTCAGCGGGACCCAGTTCCCCTACCAGCCTGCATCCTGTCAGCTCTCAGACATTTGCTTTTGTCAAGTCTTATGTAGCCATGCACTACCACACTCACCAAGATGCACTGCAAGACTTCGACAGCACCTCAGCACACCAGATTCCCATTCCTTCAGTTTGA